Proteins from a single region of Halodesulfovibrio sp. MK-HDV:
- the brxC gene encoding BREX system P-loop protein BrxC, protein MYNRDLYQTDPASQKLVNQGVASVNDETTSQALAILRYELETFVCDGQYEKGLAHILETYLKNIQQAQQPAVWVSGFYGSGKSHLVKMLRALWVDTVFEDGATARGIANLPQHIRDHLKELSTEGKRHGGLHATSGTLGAGASGSVRLALLRLIFKSAGLPEQYHTARFVMWLKKEGIYEQVQEVVQQNNYDWNEELDNFYVAQGLHQALTQIKPNIFSSENSCAEVLANLYPNVSDVSSDDMLRTIKKALIKDGKFPLTLIVLDEVQQYIGEDSQRSIDVQEAVEACSKNIGGKLLFIGTGQTAVTGTSNLKKLEGRFTIRVELSDADVDAVIRKVILAKKPESTGPIKETMQTNLGEISRHLAGSTIGHRQDDIQYFPQDYPILPVRRRFWENTLRVLDQTGTDSQLRNQLSMIHKVIQTNLDQPLGHVVPADYLYFDSADKLLQTRILPRKVHEKTMSWSKGSEDERLMARACALVFLINKLNSKNKEIGLRATIDTLADLLVENLNDGSAKIRSSLARLVEEKTLSGAKKYDLLDKIGDEYRIQTEESAAWNDEFLSQRSALSNESHRIDTERDDRLHRKFGELVRKLSLTQGQSKVSRTLHPTFDPQLPNDASQKIHLWVRDGWDTDENSVRADARQAGNQSPTVFVFIPKRNADDLRHNLIDFKAANATLDIRGVPNTPEGTEARAAMETIKQTAEGRINELLRDSFSGARVLQGGGNEIFGNNLQEMVTEASVNALQRLYPQFTTADHTGWEKVYARAQKGVPDALTAVGYDGEPTNHAVCKTILATIAGGKKGAIIRDHFESAPHGWSRDAIDGSLQVLLIAGLMKAQDERGTPLDPKELERRSIGKTTFKVESTTITTAQRINIRKVLQKKGITAKQREELAAIPEFIQQMKKLAENAGGEAPKPVAPDTVFLDEIRLASGNEQLLALYNRRDELKTHIEDWTNIGSKIQKRFPAWNILKRLAAHASTLNEFEVISAQIETIEEHRQLLEDPDLIAPLTANLAQLLREKLNKLNEEYSKVHEEGIERLHNDINWQQLEPEQRHSILAEQSLHGKAQPSVAVQSTEDILATLDKYTLTSFADRVAAMPSRFDNVASKAAELCEPEAQFVNLPRCTLKTEEQIDNWLAEVKNKLMGALKEGPVVIR, encoded by the coding sequence TGCTCTGTGGGTAGACACGGTATTTGAAGACGGTGCAACTGCACGTGGGATTGCGAATCTTCCTCAACACATTCGTGATCACCTCAAAGAACTTAGCACCGAAGGCAAACGTCACGGCGGATTGCATGCTACATCTGGGACTCTTGGGGCAGGTGCAAGTGGCAGTGTCCGACTTGCATTGTTACGACTGATCTTCAAGTCTGCAGGATTACCAGAACAATATCACACTGCTCGATTTGTTATGTGGCTTAAAAAAGAAGGCATTTATGAACAGGTTCAAGAAGTTGTTCAACAAAATAACTACGATTGGAACGAAGAACTCGATAACTTCTATGTAGCCCAAGGGCTCCACCAAGCGTTGACCCAAATAAAACCTAATATCTTTTCATCAGAAAATTCTTGTGCTGAAGTTTTAGCCAACCTTTACCCGAATGTTTCTGACGTTTCTAGCGATGACATGCTAAGAACAATTAAAAAAGCATTAATAAAAGATGGGAAGTTTCCGCTGACTCTCATCGTACTAGACGAAGTGCAGCAGTACATTGGCGAGGACAGTCAACGCTCTATTGATGTTCAAGAAGCTGTTGAAGCGTGCTCCAAAAATATTGGAGGAAAGCTGTTATTCATCGGTACCGGTCAGACTGCTGTTACTGGTACAAGCAATCTAAAAAAACTCGAAGGTCGTTTTACCATTCGTGTAGAACTCTCTGATGCAGATGTTGACGCTGTTATCCGTAAAGTAATTTTAGCCAAGAAACCCGAATCAACTGGTCCAATCAAAGAGACCATGCAAACAAACCTAGGTGAAATTTCCAGACATCTAGCAGGTTCCACAATTGGGCACAGACAAGATGATATCCAATATTTCCCCCAGGATTATCCGATCTTGCCTGTACGCCGTCGTTTTTGGGAAAACACCCTTCGAGTGCTTGATCAAACGGGCACAGACAGCCAGCTTCGCAACCAACTCAGCATGATTCATAAGGTTATTCAAACTAACCTGGATCAACCACTTGGCCATGTTGTTCCAGCAGACTATCTCTATTTTGACTCTGCTGACAAACTGCTTCAAACAAGAATTCTACCACGAAAGGTTCATGAAAAAACCATGAGCTGGAGCAAAGGTTCTGAAGACGAGCGGCTTATGGCTCGCGCTTGTGCTCTTGTTTTTTTGATCAATAAACTTAATAGCAAAAACAAAGAAATTGGCCTCCGTGCAACTATCGACACCCTAGCCGATCTTCTTGTAGAAAATTTAAACGACGGTAGTGCAAAAATTCGTTCTTCTCTCGCGAGGCTTGTTGAGGAAAAAACACTATCTGGGGCAAAAAAATACGACTTACTCGATAAAATTGGAGATGAATACCGTATCCAAACCGAAGAAAGCGCTGCATGGAACGATGAATTCTTAAGCCAACGCTCAGCACTCTCCAACGAGTCTCATCGTATCGACACAGAACGAGACGATCGCCTTCATAGAAAATTTGGCGAATTAGTCCGAAAACTTTCACTCACACAAGGTCAATCTAAAGTGAGCAGAACTTTACACCCAACCTTTGACCCTCAGTTACCTAACGATGCGTCTCAAAAAATTCATCTATGGGTTCGAGATGGTTGGGACACTGATGAAAACTCCGTTAGAGCCGATGCAAGGCAAGCGGGAAACCAATCTCCAACTGTTTTTGTATTCATTCCAAAAAGAAATGCTGATGACCTAAGGCACAACTTAATCGACTTCAAAGCCGCAAATGCCACACTTGATATTCGTGGTGTTCCTAACACCCCTGAAGGAACCGAAGCTCGTGCTGCTATGGAGACTATTAAGCAAACTGCCGAAGGAAGAATCAATGAACTATTGAGAGATTCTTTTTCTGGTGCTCGAGTTCTTCAGGGAGGTGGAAATGAAATTTTTGGTAACAACCTTCAAGAAATGGTTACCGAAGCATCCGTAAACGCTCTGCAACGGCTCTATCCACAATTTACTACTGCTGATCACACTGGGTGGGAAAAAGTCTACGCTCGAGCGCAGAAAGGCGTGCCAGATGCTCTTACAGCAGTAGGATACGATGGTGAGCCTACAAACCATGCCGTTTGCAAAACTATTCTTGCGACCATCGCAGGAGGAAAAAAGGGAGCAATCATTCGTGACCACTTTGAATCTGCACCACACGGTTGGTCACGTGATGCTATTGATGGCAGTCTGCAGGTTCTTTTAATTGCTGGACTCATGAAAGCACAAGACGAGCGCGGCACCCCGCTAGATCCAAAAGAACTTGAGCGTAGATCTATTGGTAAAACAACATTCAAGGTCGAGTCGACTACAATAACAACCGCTCAACGCATTAACATCCGTAAGGTGTTACAAAAAAAAGGTATTACAGCCAAACAAAGGGAAGAACTAGCTGCTATACCAGAATTTATTCAACAAATGAAAAAGTTAGCAGAAAATGCTGGAGGGGAAGCACCAAAACCCGTAGCCCCAGATACAGTTTTCCTTGATGAAATCAGATTGGCCTCCGGAAATGAACAATTGCTTGCACTGTACAACCGGCGTGATGAACTCAAGACACATATTGAAGATTGGACAAATATTGGCAGCAAAATTCAAAAGCGCTTCCCTGCTTGGAATATCTTAAAAAGATTAGCTGCTCATGCTTCAACTCTTAACGAATTCGAAGTAATTTCAGCTCAAATTGAAACGATCGAAGAGCATCGTCAACTTCTGGAAGATCCTGACCTTATAGCACCACTTACGGCCAACCTAGCACAACTATTGAGAGAAAAGCTTAACAAACTCAATGAAGAATACAGCAAGGTTCACGAAGAAGGTATAGAAAGGCTTCATAACGATATCAACTGGCAACAGTTAGAGCCCGAACAACGCCATTCGATCTTAGCTGAACAGTCACTGCACGGTAAAGCTCAACCATCTGTGGCCGTTCAATCTACAGAAGATATCTTAGCAACTCTTGATAAATACACATTAACAAGCTTTGCAGATCGAGTTGCTGCGATGCCTAGTCGATTCGACAATGTTGCAAGCAAAGCAGCAGAATTGTGTGAGCCAGAGGCTCAGTTCGTTAACTTACCGCGCTGCACATTAAAAACAGAAGAACAAATCGACAACTGGTTAGCAGAAGTAAAAAACAAACTTATGGGTGCCTTGAAAGAAGGTCCTGTTGTTATTCGATAA